From a single Rutidosis leptorrhynchoides isolate AG116_Rl617_1_P2 chromosome 5, CSIRO_AGI_Rlap_v1, whole genome shotgun sequence genomic region:
- the LOC139848717 gene encoding uncharacterized protein encodes MYLFRIRVGKCASKNPGQTLQESRVECLKAIKTQLVDIQEALLKVEEKDNDPAIASEANSIAEKELGEFAFLVSIIIWYQILNEVNIMSKRIEDKDLNAFCDELENKLKYEGKSDINGHELYMELKSFDIIGACEFKNHRDILMHLNEAQIFFPNTRIAYRILLTVPVTVAYAKKTFSKMKLLNNYLRSTMSQQILSGLAMMTIENEILESINCEEVTKQFATKNARRASKANG; translated from the exons ATGTATCTCTTCCGAATACGCGTCGgaaaatgcgcgtcgaaaaacccGGGTCAAACTCTTCAGGAAAGTCGTGTTGAGTGTCTTAAAGCTATTAAAACGCAACTTGTCGACATACAAGAAGCTTTACTTAAAGTTGAAGAAAAAGATAATGATCCTGCAATTGCTAGTGAAGCAAATTCAATAGCAGAAAAAGAACTTGGTGAATTTGCCTTTTTAGTATCAATTATCATTTGGTATCAAATATTAAACGAGGTGAACATTATGAGCAAAAG AATTGAAGATAAAGATCTAAATGCGTTTTGTGACGAATTGGAAAATAAACTCAAGTATGAAGGAAAATCGGATATCAATGGTCATGAACTTTATATGGAGTTGAAGTCATTTGACATAATAGGAGCCTGTGAATTCAAGAATCACAGAGATATTCTGATGCATCTTAATGAGGCTCAAATTTTTTTTCCAAACACAAGGATTGCATATAGAATATTATTGACTGTTCCAGTTACAGTGGCATATGCGAAAAAGACCTTTTCAAAGATGAAATTATTGAACAATTACCTACGATCCACAATGTCACAACAAATACTGAGTGGATTGGCGATGATGACTATTGAGAATGAAATCTTAGAGAGTATAAATTGTGAAGAGGTAACTAAACAATTTGCTACCAAGAATGCGAGGAGAGCTTCGAAAGCTAATGGTTAA
- the LOC139848372 gene encoding uncharacterized protein: protein MHHAKTDSDATSLTASSPPRSPPRRPAYYVQSPSHSTPALLSPAGSPPHSSLGRHSRESSSTRFSGSLKPKGSRKLTENDIALKRFATGKQFVPIEEEGLLDDRDFEDKIPRRCYVLGFVISFLILFFLFAAILYGVSKPQKPTLTMRSITFERFVVQAGSDFTGVATDMVSLNSTVKFTFRNTATFFGLHVSSTPLDLSFSQIAVGTGTIKEFYQSRKSQRLLTVSVKGDKIPLYGSGQGLKSLKGIPTAPVPLGLSFVVRSRGYVLGKLVKPKFYHKVECTVAFDPNKINVPMSLKNNCKFL from the exons ATGCACCACGCCAAGACCGATTCCGACGCCACAAGCCTAACCGCGTCATCACCACCACGCTCACCACCTCGGCGACCAGCTTACTACGTCCAATCACCGTCTCACTCCACCCCTGCCTTACTCAGTCCCGCCGGTTCACCTCCTCACTCTTCCCTCGGCCGCCACTCACGTGAATCATCCTCCACTCGCTTCTCCGGTTCACTTAAACCTAAAGGATCTCGTAAACTCACCGAAAACGACATCGCTTTGAAACGATTCGCCACCGGTAAACAATTTGTTCCGATTGAAGAAGAAGGACTTTTAGATGATCGTGATTTCGAGGATAAAATACCGCGTCGATGTTACGTTTTAGGATTTGTTATTAGTTTTTTAATTTTGTTCTTTTTGTTTGCTGCAATTTTATACGGTGTTAGTAAACCTCAAAAACCTACCCTCACCATGAGG AGTATTACATTTGAGAGATTTGTGGTTCAAGCCGGGTCGGATTTTACCGGAGTAGCAACGGATATGGTGTCTCTGAATTCAACGGTTAAATTCACTTTCCGTAACACTGCCACTTTTTTTGGACTCCACGTCAGCTCCACACCACTCGATCTTTCTTTTTCGCAAATTGCAGTTGGCACCGGCACG ATAAAGGAGTTTTATCAGTCGAGAAAGAGCCAGAGATTATTAACGGTATCCGTTAAGGGGGATAAGATTCCGTTATACGGAAGTGGGCAGGGGTTAAAGAGTTTAAAAGGGATACCAACAGCACCAGTGCCATTGGGGCTTAGCTTTGTGGTTCGATCAAGAGGTTACGTTTTGGGTAAATTGGTTAAACCCAAATTTTATCATAAGGTTGAGTGTACAGTTGCTTTTGATCCTAACAAAATTAATGTTCCAATGTCACTTAAAAATAATTGCAAATTTTTGtag